One Candidatus Neomarinimicrobiota bacterium genomic region harbors:
- a CDS encoding SOS response-associated peptidase, protein MCGRYSLTNTDYVKESYNLDVKPRYNIAPSQEILAVIDKPQMLKWCYSPSWAKKPMNLINARSETLKEKPSFREAKRCVIVADGWYEWKKEAQSKTPFYHHLNGQVFHFAGLYNSEGCLIVTTEACSKLSHVHHRMPVLLEDLEIRDWLGGKDVFASPLSNLIHTYPVTKYVNNPRNDDENCSKELT, encoded by the coding sequence ATGTGTGGTAGGTACTCTCTCACAAATACTGACTATGTCAAAGAAAGCTATAACTTGGATGTGAAACCAAGATATAACATTGCACCTTCTCAAGAAATTCTCGCTGTCATTGATAAACCACAAATGCTGAAATGGTGTTATTCACCATCGTGGGCTAAAAAGCCAATGAACTTGATTAATGCTCGTTCGGAAACATTGAAAGAAAAACCATCATTTAGAGAAGCCAAAAGATGTGTGATTGTTGCTGATGGCTGGTATGAATGGAAGAAGGAGGCTCAGAGTAAAACACCCTTTTACCATCATTTAAATGGACAGGTATTTCATTTTGCAGGACTATATAATTCAGAAGGTTGTTTGATTGTTACAACAGAAGCTTGTTCAAAACTTTCACACGTACATCACAGAATGCCAGTTTTACTTGAAGATTTGGAAATTAGAGATTGGTTAGGAGGAAAAGATGTCTTTGCATCACCCCTTTCAAATCTTATACATACATATCCTGTCACAAAATATGTAAATAATCCAAGAAACGACGACGAGAATTGCAGCAAAGAGTTAACATAA
- a CDS encoding VOC family protein: protein MKPRISMITLGVSDLDKSIKFYKEGLGFPRMESSPEIAFFTLNGSWLSLYIRESLAEDATVSPEGSGFNGFTLSHNVASESEVDQIIEHSVSVGAILVKTPQKVFGGGYSGYFKDPDGYLWEVAHNPHFWVGPEDEHD, encoded by the coding sequence ATGAAGCCAAGAATAAGCATGATTACTTTGGGCGTAAGTGATCTGGATAAATCAATCAAGTTCTACAAAGAAGGTTTAGGCTTTCCCAGAATGGAGTCTTCACCAGAAATTGCTTTTTTTACGCTTAATGGTAGTTGGTTAAGTTTGTACATACGTGAATCTCTTGCCGAAGATGCAACTGTCTCACCGGAGGGAAGTGGATTTAACGGTTTCACTTTGTCTCATAATGTTGCATCGGAATCTGAGGTAGATCAAATAATTGAGCACTCAGTATCAGTGGGAGCAATACTAGTTAAAACACCACAAAAAGTATTTGGGGGGGGTTATTCTGGTTACTTCAAAGATCCAGATGGTTACCTATGGGAGGTTGCTCATAATCCCCACTTTTGGGTAGGACCTGAGGATGAACATGATTAA